A part of Cryptosporangium aurantiacum genomic DNA contains:
- a CDS encoding fructose-specific PTS transporter subunit EIIC, which yields MISLPIRRALLVGVSYTIPFVAAGGLLQALGLLLAGDAGALAFSVGAFAFGLLTPVLAAAVAYALAGRPGLVPGLTTGVAAAAIGAGYLGGLLGGLVAGLAAYLLGRIRCPDVVHGPWTIIGLPVVATLLAAGLMLGLLGPPLARVTTILTGWLGGLDGSSAILLGAILGAMIAIDLGGPVNKVAYTFAAAGLVHDPVAAGSLPATLTTLTPLTGDRLADSAPAAAAAHPGAAMAAVMAAGMSAPLAMALATHLRPRLFTDAERAHAPTASTLGALFVTEGAIPYAVTDPARVVPAAMLGSATAGALAMGTQTTLDAPHGGVLALFTAGHVVAFVAAVALGTLLSAAAVIAAKSVTRDKQATRMVGGRTRATDPEGAV from the coding sequence ATGATCAGTCTCCCGATCCGGCGAGCGCTGCTCGTCGGAGTCAGCTACACGATCCCGTTCGTCGCGGCCGGAGGGCTGCTCCAGGCCCTCGGCCTGCTGCTAGCCGGTGACGCCGGCGCACTCGCCTTCTCCGTCGGGGCGTTCGCGTTCGGCCTGCTCACCCCGGTACTGGCCGCCGCAGTGGCGTACGCGCTCGCCGGACGTCCCGGCCTCGTCCCCGGGCTCACGACCGGCGTCGCGGCCGCGGCGATCGGCGCCGGCTACCTCGGCGGACTGCTCGGCGGTCTCGTCGCCGGGCTGGCGGCATACCTTCTCGGCCGGATCCGCTGCCCGGACGTCGTGCACGGCCCGTGGACGATCATCGGTCTGCCGGTCGTCGCGACGCTGCTCGCGGCCGGCTTGATGCTCGGTCTCCTCGGGCCACCGCTCGCGCGAGTCACCACGATCCTCACCGGATGGCTCGGCGGCCTGGACGGCTCGTCCGCGATCCTGCTCGGGGCGATCCTCGGCGCGATGATCGCGATCGACCTCGGCGGCCCGGTCAACAAGGTCGCGTACACGTTCGCCGCCGCCGGTCTCGTACACGACCCAGTCGCCGCCGGGTCGCTCCCCGCGACCCTGACGACCCTGACGCCCCTGACCGGCGACCGGCTGGCCGATTCCGCACCGGCCGCTGCGGCGGCGCACCCGGGGGCCGCGATGGCGGCGGTGATGGCGGCCGGGATGAGCGCGCCGCTCGCGATGGCGCTCGCCACCCACCTCCGCCCCCGCCTGTTCACCGACGCCGAGCGCGCTCACGCCCCGACCGCGTCCACACTCGGCGCCCTGTTCGTCACCGAGGGCGCCATTCCGTACGCCGTCACCGACCCGGCCCGCGTCGTCCCCGCCGCGATGCTCGGCTCCGCGACGGCCGGCGCTCTGGCGATGGGCACCCAGACGACGCTCGACGCACCGCACGGCGGGGTCCTCGCGCTGTTCACCGCCGGTCACGTCGTCGCGTTCGTCGCGGCGGTCGCGCTCGGCACGCTGTTGTCGGCCGCGGCGGTGATCGCCGCGAAAAGTGTGACGCGCGACAAACAGGCCACCCGAATGGTTGGGGGGCGCACCCGGGCGACCGATCCGGAAGGCGCAGTGTGA
- a CDS encoding MFS transporter yields MSHPARGAWIVWFVGLATYFVAVFHRSSLAVAGLVAADRFDISAAQLATFTMLQLLVYAAMQIPVGLLVDRFGSRAVLLTGTVVLTLAQAGFAFADSYSTALLARVFVGIGDAMTFICVLRLVNAWFAPGRVPVVTQLTGVIGQLGAIAAAVPMTWALSTLGWTWAYGVAASLGVVAAITGLVLLHDEPGTRTLRGPALSLGAVRASLASSWQHPGTRLGFWVHFTTQFAQTAFALLWGYPFLVKGEGLSPNVASALLTIMVVSLIAAGPVMGWFTARHPWQRSTLALAIVGAIATAWTVVLAWPGQAPLPVLVLLVMVVGLGGPGSVIGFDLGRTSNPVERLASATGIINQAGFVASLTVVVAIGAILDWRSGGGAGADYTPDAFRWAMSFQYVLWTLGVVQILRYRARGRAHALRLDPLARTRTAFQPS; encoded by the coding sequence GTGTCACATCCGGCGCGAGGTGCCTGGATCGTTTGGTTCGTCGGCCTCGCCACGTACTTTGTCGCCGTCTTCCACCGCTCCTCCCTCGCCGTAGCCGGGCTCGTCGCCGCCGACCGGTTCGACATCTCCGCCGCACAGCTCGCGACGTTCACGATGCTGCAGTTGCTGGTCTACGCCGCGATGCAGATTCCGGTGGGGCTGCTCGTCGACCGGTTCGGGTCGCGCGCGGTGCTGCTCACCGGCACGGTCGTCCTGACGCTGGCCCAGGCCGGCTTCGCGTTCGCCGACTCGTACAGCACCGCGCTGCTCGCCCGCGTGTTCGTCGGCATCGGTGACGCGATGACGTTCATCTGCGTCCTGCGCCTGGTCAACGCCTGGTTCGCTCCCGGGCGGGTGCCGGTGGTGACCCAGCTGACCGGCGTCATCGGGCAACTGGGCGCGATCGCGGCCGCGGTCCCGATGACCTGGGCACTGAGCACGCTCGGGTGGACCTGGGCGTACGGGGTCGCGGCATCGCTGGGGGTGGTGGCCGCGATCACCGGGCTGGTGCTCCTGCACGACGAGCCGGGCACCCGGACGCTGCGCGGCCCCGCGCTCTCACTCGGTGCCGTGCGCGCCAGCCTGGCCAGCTCCTGGCAGCACCCCGGCACCCGCCTCGGGTTCTGGGTGCACTTCACGACCCAGTTCGCGCAGACCGCGTTCGCGCTGCTGTGGGGCTACCCGTTCCTGGTGAAGGGTGAAGGGCTCTCGCCGAACGTCGCGTCGGCGCTGCTCACGATCATGGTGGTGTCGCTGATCGCGGCCGGTCCGGTGATGGGATGGTTCACCGCGCGGCACCCGTGGCAACGATCGACGCTCGCGCTGGCGATCGTCGGGGCGATCGCGACGGCGTGGACCGTGGTCCTGGCGTGGCCGGGCCAGGCGCCGCTACCGGTGCTGGTTCTGCTCGTGATGGTGGTCGGGCTCGGTGGGCCCGGTTCGGTGATCGGCTTCGACCTGGGCCGGACGTCAAATCCGGTCGAGCGGCTGGCCAGCGCGACCGGGATCATCAACCAGGCCGGGTTCGTGGCGAGCCTCACCGTGGTCGTGGCGATCGGCGCGATCCTCGACTGGCGCAGCGGCGGCGGGGCCGGCGCGGACTACACGCCGGACGCGTTCCGCTGGGCGATGTCGTTCCAGTACGTGCTCTGGACGCTCGGCGTCGTGCAGATCCTGCGCTACCGCGCTCGCGGCCGCGCCCACGCCCTCCGCCTCGACCCCCTCGCGAGGACCCGCACCGCGTTCCAACCGAGCTAG
- a CDS encoding ABC transporter ATP-binding protein — METPQNPGRRGGPQKLSAAEKAQARSVSLRRIARLFTAHRWQLAVVTAIIVASSVVSLASPFLLREVIDVALPSQNLTLLVWLVIGMVAVAAVTSAFGVVQTWISTTVGQQVMHRLRTDVFTHLQRQSIGFFTRTRTGEVQSRITNDIGGMQTVVTSTATSIASNLTTVVATAVAMAALSWRLSLVSLVVLPPAIYLTRRVARMRRVITAQRQRELADLNVTIEEGLSVSGAQLAKTMGTGPVLVDRFTASSSRLIDLELRSELAGRWRMATMSIIFAAIPAVIYLSAGLPGTTGTLSIGTLVAFTTLQSTLFRPLTSLLNTGVSVAASLALFARIFEYLDLPVEVDDPASPVPLGQVRGDLRFENVTFTYPGNDVAAVAGVSLEVPAGSTLALVGATGSGKSTIAALIARLYDPTGGRVTLDGVDLRDLRLADLSRVVGVVSQETYLLHTTVRENLRYAKPDATDAEIEDAARAAQIHDLISALPDGYDTMVGSRGYRFSGGEKQRIAIARTLLRDPRILVLDEATSALDNTTERAVQKAFDALAVGRTTVTIAHRLSTVRNADQIAVVDHGRIVEVGSHAELLAREGRYATLALAA; from the coding sequence TTGGAGACCCCCCAGAACCCTGGCCGCCGTGGCGGCCCCCAGAAACTGTCCGCGGCCGAGAAGGCCCAGGCCCGCTCGGTCTCACTGCGCCGGATCGCCCGGCTCTTCACCGCACACCGCTGGCAACTCGCCGTCGTCACCGCGATCATCGTCGCGTCGTCGGTGGTGTCGCTGGCCTCCCCGTTCCTGCTCCGCGAGGTCATCGACGTCGCGCTGCCCTCCCAGAACCTGACGCTCCTGGTCTGGCTGGTGATCGGCATGGTCGCCGTGGCCGCCGTGACGTCCGCGTTCGGCGTCGTCCAGACCTGGATCTCGACCACCGTCGGCCAGCAGGTCATGCACCGGCTGCGTACCGACGTCTTCACCCACCTGCAGCGCCAGTCGATCGGGTTCTTCACCCGGACGCGGACCGGCGAGGTGCAGTCCCGGATCACCAACGACATCGGCGGCATGCAGACCGTCGTCACGTCGACCGCGACCTCGATCGCCTCGAACCTGACCACGGTGGTGGCCACCGCGGTCGCGATGGCCGCGCTGTCCTGGCGGCTGTCGTTGGTCTCGCTGGTCGTGCTGCCGCCGGCGATCTACCTGACCCGGCGGGTGGCGCGGATGCGCCGGGTGATCACCGCCCAGCGTCAGCGCGAGCTCGCCGACCTGAACGTGACGATCGAGGAGGGCCTCTCGGTCAGCGGCGCGCAGCTGGCGAAGACGATGGGGACCGGCCCCGTGCTGGTCGACCGCTTCACCGCGTCGTCGTCCCGGCTGATCGATCTGGAGCTGCGGTCTGAGCTCGCCGGACGCTGGCGGATGGCGACGATGAGCATCATCTTCGCCGCGATCCCCGCGGTCATCTACCTGAGCGCCGGTCTGCCCGGCACCACCGGGACGCTGAGCATCGGAACGCTCGTCGCGTTCACCACCCTGCAGTCGACGCTGTTCCGTCCGCTGACCTCGCTGCTGAACACCGGCGTCTCGGTCGCGGCGTCGCTCGCGCTGTTCGCCCGGATCTTCGAGTACCTGGACCTGCCGGTCGAGGTCGACGACCCGGCCTCCCCGGTGCCGCTGGGGCAGGTGCGCGGTGACCTGCGGTTCGAGAACGTGACGTTCACGTACCCGGGCAACGACGTGGCCGCCGTGGCCGGGGTGTCGCTGGAGGTTCCCGCCGGATCGACGCTGGCGCTGGTCGGTGCGACCGGTTCCGGCAAGAGCACGATCGCCGCGCTGATCGCCCGGCTCTACGATCCCACCGGCGGACGCGTGACGCTGGACGGCGTCGACCTGCGTGATCTGCGGCTGGCGGACCTCTCTCGCGTGGTGGGCGTGGTGTCGCAGGAGACCTACCTGCTGCACACGACCGTGCGGGAGAACCTGCGGTACGCGAAGCCCGACGCGACCGACGCCGAGATCGAGGACGCGGCGCGCGCGGCACAGATCCACGACCTGATCAGCGCGCTGCCCGACGGGTACGACACGATGGTCGGCTCCCGCGGATACCGGTTCTCCGGTGGTGAGAAACAGCGGATCGCGATCGCGCGGACGCTGCTGCGAGACCCGCGGATCCTCGTTCTGGACGAGGCGACGAGCGCGCTGGACAACACCACCGAGCGGGCCGTGCAGAAGGCGTTCGACGCGCTCGCGGTGGGGCGGACCACGGTGACGATCGCGCACCGGCTCTCCACCGTGCGCAATGCCGACCAGATCGCGGTGGTGGACCACGGCCGCATCGTCGAGGTCGGCTCGCACGCCGAGTTGCTCGCCCGCGAAGGCCGCTACGCCACCCTGGCCCTCGCGGCGTGA
- a CDS encoding MarR family winged helix-turn-helix transcriptional regulator, translating to MIEDATESLSEAFWAVARQLRHATRESLEPWDITPGQGRALSVLMRHGQMRLSELSEHLRIAPRSTTEVVDALEERGLAERGRDPHDRRATLVALTERGLETGGAIKRARRAESDKLFGALSADDRAELARILGLLRR from the coding sequence GTGATCGAGGATGCGACCGAGAGCCTGTCCGAGGCGTTCTGGGCGGTCGCCCGCCAGCTCCGGCACGCCACCCGGGAGTCGCTCGAACCCTGGGACATCACCCCTGGTCAGGGCCGTGCGCTGAGCGTGCTGATGCGGCACGGCCAGATGCGGCTGTCCGAGCTCTCCGAACACCTGCGGATCGCCCCCCGGTCGACCACCGAGGTCGTCGACGCGCTCGAGGAACGCGGTCTCGCCGAACGTGGCCGCGACCCGCACGACCGGCGCGCGACGCTGGTCGCGCTCACCGAACGCGGCCTGGAGACCGGCGGGGCCATCAAGCGCGCCCGCCGCGCCGAGAGCGACAAGCTGTTCGGCGCGCTCTCCGCCGACGACCGCGCGGAACTGGCCCGCATCCTGGGCCTGCTCCGCCGATGA
- a CDS encoding amidohydrolase, with the protein MKVLLRGVRIVTVTHPASSAEPVDVRMENGEVTAVGHLTPEPAERVIAADGRWLIPGLWDQHVHLRQWAQARLRLDLSGTTGPGEVIARVRAHLAGRPTVVVGAGFRSATWSVQPTTAALDAVSGDVPTVLISGDVHAGWLNSAAQRWLGVTARPGVLDESEWFALVPRLEELLATDLDQAYRLAVDDAAARGVVGLVDMEFEAGFRAWPGRFAAGIDAVRVRTATYADGLEDVIAAGLRTGSVLEPRGLLTMGPLKIISDGSLNSRTARCCEPYADGRYGTQNYPLEELVRLLGRAASRLDVALHAIGDAALTTALDAFEATGARGGVEHVQLAHFEEFARMARLGLRASVQPAHLLDDRAVTAQVWPDRADRCFAFRSMLDAGVPLALGSDAPVSPLDPWLAMAAAVHRSADAAPPWNPGEAITVAETLAASVDGQPTVGVGSRADLALLDADPLPRGDSAAVAASLRAMRVAATFVGGRPTHLAV; encoded by the coding sequence ATGAAAGTACTGCTGCGTGGCGTCCGAATAGTGACGGTGACGCACCCGGCGTCGTCCGCCGAGCCGGTCGACGTCCGGATGGAGAACGGAGAGGTGACCGCGGTCGGGCACCTCACGCCGGAGCCCGCGGAGCGGGTGATCGCGGCCGACGGCCGCTGGCTGATCCCGGGGCTCTGGGATCAGCACGTGCACCTCCGGCAGTGGGCGCAGGCGCGGCTGCGCCTGGATTTGAGCGGCACCACCGGTCCGGGCGAGGTCATCGCCCGGGTGCGGGCGCATCTCGCCGGCCGACCCACCGTCGTGGTCGGCGCCGGGTTCCGGTCCGCGACCTGGTCGGTCCAACCCACAACGGCAGCTCTGGACGCTGTGAGCGGCGACGTTCCCACGGTGCTGATCAGCGGAGACGTGCACGCCGGCTGGCTCAACTCGGCCGCACAGCGGTGGCTCGGAGTCACCGCGCGACCCGGGGTGCTCGACGAGTCCGAGTGGTTCGCGCTGGTGCCGCGCCTGGAAGAGCTGCTCGCCACCGACCTGGACCAGGCGTACCGGCTCGCGGTGGACGACGCCGCCGCCCGCGGGGTCGTCGGGCTGGTGGACATGGAGTTCGAGGCGGGGTTCCGTGCCTGGCCGGGGCGGTTCGCGGCGGGGATCGACGCGGTGCGCGTCCGGACCGCGACCTACGCCGACGGGCTGGAGGACGTGATCGCGGCCGGGCTACGAACCGGGTCGGTCCTCGAGCCGCGCGGCCTGTTGACGATGGGGCCGCTGAAGATCATCTCGGACGGATCGCTCAACTCGCGGACCGCGCGGTGCTGCGAACCGTACGCCGACGGGCGGTACGGCACGCAGAACTATCCGCTGGAGGAGCTGGTCCGGCTGTTGGGGCGGGCGGCTTCGCGGTTGGACGTGGCGCTGCACGCGATCGGCGACGCCGCGCTCACCACCGCCCTGGACGCGTTCGAGGCCACCGGTGCACGCGGCGGCGTCGAGCACGTGCAACTGGCGCACTTCGAGGAGTTCGCGCGGATGGCGCGGCTCGGATTGCGCGCCAGCGTGCAGCCCGCGCACCTGCTCGACGACCGGGCGGTGACCGCCCAGGTCTGGCCGGACCGCGCCGACCGCTGCTTCGCGTTCCGGTCCATGCTGGACGCGGGGGTCCCGCTGGCGCTCGGCTCGGACGCGCCGGTCTCGCCGCTGGACCCGTGGCTGGCGATGGCCGCCGCCGTGCACCGCTCGGCCGACGCGGCGCCGCCGTGGAATCCGGGCGAGGCGATCACGGTGGCCGAGACGCTGGCGGCGAGCGTCGACGGGCAGCCGACGGTCGGCGTCGGGTCGCGTGCGGATCTGGCGCTGCTGGACGCCGATCCGTTGCCGCGCGGGGATTCCGCGGCGGTCGCCGCCTCGTTGCGCGCGATGCGGGTGGCGGCGACGTTCGTCGGCGGGCGCCCGACGCATCTCGCCGTCTGA
- the ctaD gene encoding cytochrome c oxidase subunit I → MTTEAERTTEQQPVPEPIVVRPWPVREVVRGNALGRIIRTTDAKSIGIMYLIASFFYFAAAGIMALLMRAELARPGLQFLSNEQYNQLFTMHGSIMLLLFGTPLGFAFANFLVPLQIGAPDVSFPRLNAFAFWAFAFGGLLVLSGFIVPGGAADFGWFAYAPLNSQINSPGAGTDLWIAGFILSGLGTILGAVNIVTTILTMRAPGMTMYRMPIFTWNMLITSLLVLMVFPILAAAFFALLADRHLGAHVYDSATGGPILWQHLFWFFGHPEVYILALPFFGIITEIIPVFSRKPIFGYKGLVAATLMIAALSMTVWAHHMFVTGAVLLPFFSFLSYLIAVPTGMKFFNWIGTMWRGQLTFETPMLFAVGFLVTFLFGGLTGVLLASPPVDFHVSDTYFVVAHFHYVLFGTIVFAAFGGIYFWFPKMTGRMLDERLGKLHFWLTFIGFHTTFLVQHWLGNEGMPRRYADYLPMDGWTTLNTISTIGAFILGISSLPILWNLWKSYKLGRVVNVDDPWGYGNSLEWATSCPPPRHNFVKLPRIRSERPAFDAAYPHLAAWAQDVEAPDKKPVEA, encoded by the coding sequence ATGACCACCGAGGCGGAGCGCACCACAGAACAGCAGCCGGTGCCGGAACCGATCGTGGTCCGGCCGTGGCCGGTGCGGGAAGTGGTCAGGGGCAATGCGCTGGGCCGGATCATCCGGACCACGGACGCCAAGTCGATCGGCATCATGTATCTGATCGCCTCGTTCTTCTATTTCGCGGCGGCCGGGATCATGGCGCTGCTGATGCGTGCCGAGCTGGCGCGTCCGGGGCTGCAGTTCCTCTCGAACGAGCAGTACAACCAGCTTTTCACGATGCACGGCTCGATCATGCTGCTGCTGTTCGGGACGCCCCTCGGGTTCGCGTTCGCCAATTTCCTGGTACCGCTGCAGATCGGCGCCCCGGACGTCTCATTCCCCCGGCTCAACGCGTTCGCGTTCTGGGCATTCGCGTTCGGTGGCCTGCTCGTGCTGTCCGGGTTCATCGTCCCGGGCGGTGCCGCGGACTTCGGCTGGTTCGCCTACGCGCCGCTGAACTCGCAGATCAACTCGCCGGGTGCGGGAACCGACCTGTGGATCGCCGGATTCATCCTCTCCGGTCTCGGCACGATCCTCGGCGCGGTGAACATCGTGACGACGATCCTGACCATGCGAGCGCCCGGCATGACGATGTACCGGATGCCGATCTTCACCTGGAACATGCTGATCACGAGCCTGCTCGTGCTGATGGTCTTCCCGATCCTGGCCGCGGCGTTCTTCGCGTTGCTCGCCGACCGGCACCTCGGCGCGCACGTCTACGACTCGGCGACCGGCGGCCCGATCCTCTGGCAGCACCTGTTCTGGTTCTTCGGCCATCCAGAGGTCTACATCCTCGCTTTACCATTCTTCGGCATCATCACCGAGATCATCCCGGTGTTCAGCCGGAAACCGATCTTCGGCTACAAGGGACTCGTCGCCGCCACGCTGATGATCGCGGCGCTGTCGATGACCGTGTGGGCGCACCACATGTTCGTGACCGGCGCGGTGCTGCTGCCGTTCTTCAGCTTCCTGTCGTACTTGATCGCGGTGCCGACCGGCATGAAGTTCTTCAACTGGATCGGCACGATGTGGCGCGGCCAGTTGACGTTCGAAACGCCGATGCTGTTCGCGGTCGGCTTCCTCGTGACGTTCCTCTTCGGTGGCCTGACCGGTGTTCTGCTCGCGTCGCCGCCGGTCGACTTCCATGTCTCCGACACGTACTTCGTCGTCGCGCACTTCCACTACGTGTTGTTCGGGACGATCGTGTTCGCCGCGTTCGGCGGCATCTACTTCTGGTTCCCGAAGATGACCGGGCGAATGCTCGACGAGCGCCTCGGGAAACTGCACTTCTGGCTGACGTTCATCGGCTTCCACACCACGTTCCTGGTGCAGCACTGGCTGGGCAACGAAGGCATGCCCCGCCGCTACGCCGACTACCTGCCGATGGACGGCTGGACGACGCTGAACACGATCTCCACGATCGGCGCGTTCATCCTCGGTATCTCGTCGCTGCCGATCCTGTGGAACCTCTGGAAGTCCTACAAGCTGGGCCGGGTCGTGAACGTCGACGACCCGTGGGGCTACGGCAACTCGCTGGAGTGGGCCACGTCCTGCCCGCCGCCGCGGCACAACTTCGTCAAGCTACCCCGGATCCGGTCGGAGCGCCCGGCGTTCGACGCCGCGTATCCGCACTTGGCCGCGTGGGCCCAGGACGTGGAGGCGCCGGACAAGAAGCCGGTGGAGGCCTAG
- a CDS encoding AMP-binding protein encodes MPGLRSYRSGTATVPLLGDTIGANLDRVAAGRGDHEALVECATGRRFTYRELVAEVDACALGLHDLGVRRGDRVGIWAPNCAEWVFVQYGTAKLGAILVNINPAYRAHELAYVLKQAGISVLIAAPEFKTSDYRAMVAEVRDECPDLTTALFLGDLEWDALLATGRAADRSALPTDLDPDDPINIQYTSGTTGFPKGATLTHHNLLNNGFFVGEGCGYTEADRVCIPVPYYHCFGMGMGNLGATSHGATMVIPAPAFDPAATLRAVQDERCTSLYGVPTMFIAELGLPNFAEYDLSSLHTGIMAGSPCPVEVMKRVVAEMGMTEVTICYGMTETSPVSTQTGADDSLDHRTSTVGRVHPHLEIKIVDPATGQIVPCGETGEFCTRGYSVMRGYWNEPEKTAEVLDAARWMHTGDLATMDADGYVNIVGRIKDMVIRGGENIYPREVEEFLYTHPDVVDAQVIGVPDAKYGEELMAWVRLRPGAEPLTAESLRAFCTGKLAHFKIPRYVKLVDSFPMTVTGKIRKVEMRETAVSELGLEAEAAARNA; translated from the coding sequence ATGCCAGGCTTACGGTCCTACCGCAGCGGCACCGCGACCGTTCCGCTGCTCGGCGACACGATCGGCGCCAACCTCGACCGGGTAGCTGCCGGCCGGGGTGACCACGAGGCGCTGGTCGAGTGCGCGACCGGCCGTCGCTTCACCTACCGGGAACTGGTCGCCGAGGTCGACGCGTGCGCGCTGGGCCTGCACGACCTCGGGGTCCGGAGGGGCGACCGGGTCGGCATCTGGGCGCCGAACTGCGCCGAGTGGGTGTTCGTCCAGTACGGCACCGCCAAGCTCGGCGCGATCCTGGTCAACATCAACCCGGCCTACCGCGCCCACGAGCTGGCGTACGTCCTGAAGCAGGCCGGGATCTCGGTGCTGATCGCGGCGCCCGAGTTCAAGACCAGCGACTACCGGGCGATGGTCGCCGAGGTCCGCGACGAGTGCCCCGACCTGACCACCGCGCTGTTCCTCGGCGACCTCGAGTGGGACGCCCTGCTGGCCACCGGACGCGCGGCCGACCGGAGCGCGCTACCGACCGATCTCGACCCGGACGATCCGATCAACATCCAGTACACGTCCGGCACCACCGGCTTTCCGAAGGGCGCGACGCTCACCCACCACAACCTGCTGAACAACGGGTTCTTCGTCGGTGAGGGCTGCGGCTACACCGAGGCCGACCGGGTCTGCATCCCGGTGCCGTACTACCACTGCTTCGGCATGGGCATGGGCAACCTCGGTGCGACGTCACACGGCGCGACGATGGTGATCCCGGCACCGGCGTTCGACCCCGCCGCGACCCTGCGGGCCGTGCAGGACGAGCGGTGCACGTCGCTCTACGGCGTGCCGACGATGTTCATCGCTGAGCTGGGCCTGCCGAACTTCGCCGAGTACGACCTCTCCAGCCTGCACACCGGCATCATGGCCGGCTCGCCGTGCCCGGTCGAGGTGATGAAGCGGGTCGTCGCCGAGATGGGGATGACCGAGGTGACGATCTGTTACGGCATGACCGAGACGTCGCCGGTGTCCACCCAGACCGGCGCGGACGACAGCCTCGATCACCGGACGTCGACGGTCGGCCGGGTCCACCCGCACCTGGAGATCAAGATCGTCGACCCGGCGACCGGGCAGATCGTGCCGTGCGGCGAGACCGGCGAGTTCTGCACCCGGGGCTACTCGGTGATGCGCGGCTACTGGAACGAACCGGAGAAGACCGCCGAGGTGCTGGACGCCGCCCGCTGGATGCACACCGGCGACCTCGCGACGATGGACGCCGACGGGTACGTGAACATCGTCGGGCGGATCAAGGACATGGTGATCCGGGGCGGGGAGAACATCTACCCGCGCGAGGTCGAGGAGTTTCTCTACACCCACCCGGACGTCGTCGACGCGCAGGTGATCGGGGTACCGGACGCCAAGTACGGCGAGGAGCTGATGGCGTGGGTCCGGCTGCGCCCCGGCGCGGAGCCGCTGACGGCCGAATCGCTGCGCGCGTTCTGCACCGGGAAGCTCGCGCACTTCAAGATCCCGCGCTACGTGAAGCTGGTGGACAGCTTCCCGATGACCGTGACCGGCAAGATCCGCAAGGTCGAGATGCGCGAGACCGCCGTCTCCGAGCTGGGCCTCGAGGCGGAGGCCGCCGCCCGCAACGCCTAG
- a CDS encoding lamin tail domain-containing protein, which translates to MSYTLLKGSFVIRYPDLPRQGPEPDGDTVKFRPDTPALVETLARVSGRAPDLNARGISVRLEALDALETHFGETHQELGGANAARDALLAALGFTNVEYFPDQPNKVRSADQDSVRGHVLSNGIDANGRLIGFVYAGDADPVDGSVLFLETPQLDQSVNARLLADGHAYPAFYATLPAELRAHLAVTSREARTASRGIWATSTADPNGAATVTDLASLETLAIWPKLFRRLVPYLAAGFPDFDGFDAWLRADPVNRDDEVLLLSTAERSNLHDVVTASGSRVQLTVWPDDFVISPDPARPGVPTGPQPGVPGDVLIVAALPDPLGTDRGHESVTLLNISSAAVELDGWALVDTAGGRYELSGSLDAGGTLQATLDGALALGNNGDTITLVASKGMTIDQVTYKADEVRPGRTVCFGR; encoded by the coding sequence GTGAGCTACACGTTGCTCAAGGGTTCATTTGTCATTCGCTATCCGGACCTCCCGCGCCAGGGCCCCGAGCCGGACGGCGACACCGTGAAGTTCCGGCCGGACACGCCCGCGCTCGTCGAGACACTGGCGCGCGTCTCCGGGCGCGCGCCCGACCTGAACGCCAGGGGAATCTCGGTCCGGTTGGAGGCGCTCGACGCGCTGGAGACGCACTTCGGCGAGACCCACCAGGAGCTCGGCGGCGCCAACGCCGCGAGGGACGCGCTGCTGGCCGCGCTGGGCTTCACGAACGTCGAGTACTTCCCCGACCAGCCGAACAAGGTGCGCTCGGCCGACCAGGACAGCGTGCGCGGGCACGTCCTCTCCAACGGCATCGACGCCAACGGCCGGCTGATCGGGTTCGTCTACGCCGGGGACGCCGACCCGGTGGACGGCTCGGTGTTGTTCCTCGAGACGCCGCAGCTCGATCAGTCGGTGAACGCTCGCCTGCTCGCCGACGGTCACGCCTACCCGGCGTTCTACGCGACGCTCCCGGCCGAGTTACGCGCCCACCTCGCGGTGACCTCCCGCGAGGCGCGGACCGCGTCGAGAGGCATCTGGGCGACGTCGACCGCGGACCCGAACGGAGCAGCGACCGTCACCGACCTGGCTTCGTTGGAGACGCTGGCCATCTGGCCGAAGCTGTTCCGCCGCCTGGTCCCGTACCTGGCGGCCGGCTTCCCGGACTTCGACGGGTTCGACGCCTGGCTGCGTGCCGATCCGGTCAACCGGGACGACGAGGTGCTGCTGCTCTCCACCGCCGAGCGCAGCAACCTGCACGACGTCGTCACCGCGTCCGGCTCTCGGGTGCAGCTGACCGTGTGGCCGGACGACTTCGTGATCAGCCCGGACCCCGCGCGACCCGGCGTGCCGACCGGACCGCAGCCGGGCGTGCCCGGCGACGTGCTGATCGTCGCGGCCCTGCCGGATCCGCTCGGCACCGACCGCGGCCACGAGTCGGTGACGCTGCTGAACATCTCGTCCGCGGCCGTCGAGCTGGACGGATGGGCATTAGTGGACACCGCAGGGGGGCGGTACGAGCTGAGCGGCTCGCTCGACGCCGGCGGAACGCTGCAGGCGACGCTCGATGGCGCACTCGCACTCGGCAACAATGGCGACACGATCACGCTCGTCGCGTCCAAAGGAATGACGATCGACCAGGTCACCTATAAAGCGGACGAAGTCCGTCCGGGTCGCACGGTGTGTTTCGGTCGGTGA